Proteins encoded by one window of Chryseobacterium sp. POL2:
- a CDS encoding glycosyltransferase family protein yields MKLLYALQGTGNGHIARAQEIVPILKKHALVDVLISGHQSQLKPKIDIDFRFDGVSLLYDNHGGLSYWETLFRNNYCSALQLINNFDLSNYDLIINDFEPITAWAAKLKNHPIIALSHQAALSFQGVPKPDSKNWLGEQILNYYAPCKDKIGFHFETFHPNIKTPVIRKEIRNLDAVQKDFYLVYLPSYSDENIYEILSQIDVNWKVFSKKANETYRKSNVEFYPIDQNKFLEIFANCEGVLCNAGFEMPAEALFLQKKLFVIPIQNQYEQAYNTSSLKNLGINSSDKLEKNHIQNWVNDPFNVKVNYPDNIENIIKNDIIKKVNK; encoded by the coding sequence ATGAAACTATTGTATGCACTACAAGGCACTGGAAATGGCCATATTGCTCGAGCCCAAGAGATTGTTCCCATTCTTAAAAAGCATGCCTTAGTCGATGTTCTCATAAGCGGGCATCAAAGCCAGTTAAAGCCCAAAATTGATATTGATTTTAGGTTCGATGGCGTGTCATTACTTTATGATAACCATGGAGGTTTGTCGTATTGGGAAACCTTATTCAGAAACAATTATTGTAGCGCTTTACAACTTATCAATAATTTTGATTTAAGTAATTATGATCTCATTATCAATGATTTTGAACCCATAACAGCTTGGGCAGCAAAATTAAAAAACCATCCCATTATTGCATTGAGCCATCAGGCTGCATTATCTTTTCAAGGCGTTCCTAAACCCGATTCTAAAAATTGGTTGGGAGAACAGATTCTGAACTATTATGCACCTTGCAAAGACAAAATTGGTTTTCATTTTGAAACTTTTCATCCTAATATAAAAACGCCTGTTATTAGAAAAGAAATCAGAAACCTAGATGCAGTGCAAAAGGACTTCTATTTGGTATATTTACCTAGCTATTCGGATGAAAACATTTACGAAATATTATCTCAAATAGATGTTAATTGGAAAGTTTTTTCAAAAAAAGCAAATGAAACCTACCGCAAAAGCAATGTGGAATTTTATCCAATTGATCAAAATAAGTTTCTAGAAATTTTCGCTAACTGCGAAGGTGTTCTTTGTAATGCAGGTTTCGAAATGCCAGCAGAAGCTCTTTTCCTGCAAAAAAAATTGTTTGTAATTCCTATACAAAACCAATATGAACAGGCCTACAATACATCTTCTCTCAAAAATCTCGGCATTAATAGTTCTGATAAACTTGAAAAAAATCACATTCAAAATTGGGTTAATGATCCTTTTAATGTTAAAGTTAATTACCCAGATAATATCGAAAATATAATAAAAAATGATATTATTAAAAAGGTTAATAAATAA
- a CDS encoding SH3 domain-containing protein: MSLQDKYAGVISAAHSAELGNLNVQEQDGILYITGDAASSASKDKVWDALGAIDPSFTASDINIDVQVKGLGAGANLIVATEESNLNIRQEPSTDASIVGKAAKGSSVSLLEQSSNEWWKVKTADGVEGYAYARYLKA, translated from the coding sequence ATGAGTTTACAGGATAAATATGCAGGTGTAATTTCTGCAGCACACTCTGCGGAGTTAGGAAATCTTAACGTTCAAGAGCAAGATGGTATTCTTTATATTACTGGCGATGCAGCAAGTAGTGCTTCGAAAGATAAAGTTTGGGACGCATTAGGAGCGATTGATCCTTCTTTTACAGCTTCTGATATTAATATCGATGTACAAGTAAAAGGTTTGGGTGCTGGCGCTAATCTTATAGTAGCTACTGAAGAGTCAAATCTTAATATCCGTCAAGAGCCTTCAACGGACGCATCCATTGTGGGAAAAGCTGCCAAAGGTTCTTCCGTGAGCCTTTTAGAACAATCTTCGAACGAATGGTGGAAAGTGAAAACTGCTGATGGCGTAGAAGGTTATGCTTATGCAAGATATTTGAAAGCTTAA
- a CDS encoding dicarboxylate/amino acid:cation symporter translates to MKGQNKLFIAIIIALIIGVVLGGVVNKFERGTSIRINTEIVDAKHPLLDEVKFTTSDGQSLSQKFVIAENDKKKDSLTSLYKGQDVLVIGQSAKTVFEPTQLAHQDIQIEKVEKSNAGRVTSLDNITSFSDMIKLLGTIFIRLVQMIIAPLVFTTLVVGIAKMSDIAMIGRVGSKAMIWFISASLVSLVIGLVLVNWMEPGKVMQLEKPAAEAAGDLMKSAHSGLSLEQFVNHMVPKSLFEAFATNEVLQIVVFSVMFGIALSAMGEDYTKPIVKALDICAHAILKMVGYIMWVAPLGVLGAIAAVVATNGFEIFLVYAIYLRDFFFALAVLWLVLLLVGYIILGKRLFSLIRRIKEPLLIAFSTTSSEAVFPKLVEELERFGCNKRIVSFILPLGYSFNLDGSMMYMTFASIFIAQIYGIEMSIGQQVIMLLVLMLTSKGIAGVPRASLVIIVATCSMFGIPPEGIALILPIDHFCDMGRSMTNVLGNALATSAVSKWEGQLEGEGAVIES, encoded by the coding sequence ATGAAAGGACAGAATAAGCTTTTTATTGCCATTATTATTGCTTTAATAATCGGTGTTGTGCTTGGCGGCGTTGTTAATAAATTTGAAAGAGGAACCAGTATTCGTATTAATACAGAAATTGTAGATGCTAAACATCCGCTTTTGGACGAAGTGAAATTCACAACAAGTGATGGTCAATCTTTGAGTCAGAAATTTGTAATTGCTGAAAATGATAAGAAAAAAGATTCTTTAACCAGTCTTTACAAAGGTCAAGATGTTCTTGTAATAGGACAAAGTGCAAAAACTGTTTTTGAACCGACACAACTAGCCCACCAAGATATTCAAATCGAAAAAGTTGAAAAGTCTAATGCTGGGCGTGTAACTTCTTTAGACAATATCACCTCGTTTTCGGACATGATAAAACTTTTAGGAACTATTTTTATCCGGCTGGTACAGATGATTATTGCGCCTTTGGTATTCACAACTTTGGTGGTTGGTATTGCGAAAATGAGCGACATTGCGATGATTGGTCGTGTTGGTAGTAAGGCGATGATTTGGTTTATCAGTGCGTCACTTGTATCTTTAGTCATAGGTCTTGTTTTAGTGAACTGGATGGAGCCTGGCAAAGTTATGCAACTAGAAAAGCCTGCTGCCGAAGCCGCCGGAGATCTGATGAAAAGTGCGCATAGTGGACTTTCTCTAGAGCAATTTGTTAATCATATGGTCCCAAAAAGTTTGTTCGAAGCATTTGCAACCAATGAGGTTTTACAGATTGTCGTCTTCTCAGTAATGTTCGGAATTGCTTTGTCAGCGATGGGTGAAGATTATACCAAACCAATTGTAAAGGCTTTGGATATTTGTGCTCATGCCATTTTAAAAATGGTAGGATATATTATGTGGGTGGCACCTCTAGGGGTTCTCGGGGCTATTGCCGCTGTTGTTGCGACCAATGGTTTTGAGATATTTTTGGTATATGCAATATATCTACGGGATTTCTTCTTTGCCTTGGCTGTGCTTTGGCTAGTATTACTTTTAGTAGGCTATATTATTTTAGGAAAGCGATTATTTAGTTTAATTAGAAGAATTAAAGAACCATTACTTATAGCATTTTCAACGACAAGTTCGGAAGCTGTTTTTCCAAAATTGGTAGAAGAATTAGAACGCTTTGGTTGTAATAAGAGAATTGTATCTTTTATATTGCCATTAGGCTATTCATTCAATTTAGATGGAAGTATGATGTATATGACATTTGCTTCTATTTTCATCGCCCAAATTTATGGTATAGAAATGAGCATCGGTCAACAAGTCATTATGCTTTTAGTATTGATGTTGACCAGTAAAGGAATTGCGGGAGTGCCAAGAGCGAGTTTAGTGATTATCGTTGCAACTTGTTCTATGTTTGGGATTCCACCAGAAGGTATTGCTTTAATCTTGCCGATTGACCATTTTTGTGATATGGGAAGAAGTATGACCAATGTTTTAGGAAATGCGTTGGCAACTTCAGCTGTTAGCAAATGGGAAGGGCAATTGGAAGGTGAAGGCGCTGTCATAGAAAGTTAA
- a CDS encoding MBL fold metallo-hydrolase translates to MSEIKILDLQFQDTPHAIGSFLIPSKDGLLLIESGPESTFLHLKSAIENAGFKIEDIKHVLLTHIHFDHAGAAWKFAELGAKIYVHPIGYPHMLNPEKLWNSAKMIYGDDMDRLWGEMKPIPENLLVKVDDNDIIKIGEHEFKTIYTPGHAVHHNSYKLGNVIFTGDVGGVKIGNHPVVPPCPPPDINIELWKSSLDKLDAENAEAFYLTHFGRQENVKQLTHELRLILDDWANWIQPYFDENVPAEEIVPKFMAYTKQQLQEKGLSADEIQVYEYANPSWMSVSGLLRYWKLKQQGRI, encoded by the coding sequence ATGTCCGAAATCAAAATCCTTGATTTACAATTTCAAGATACACCACATGCGATAGGTTCCTTTTTAATTCCAAGTAAGGATGGTTTGCTGCTTATTGAATCTGGTCCAGAATCTACCTTTCTTCATTTAAAATCTGCTATCGAAAATGCAGGTTTCAAAATTGAAGATATAAAACACGTTTTGTTAACGCATATTCACTTTGATCATGCTGGTGCAGCTTGGAAGTTTGCAGAACTTGGAGCGAAAATTTACGTTCATCCTATCGGTTATCCACATATGCTGAACCCAGAAAAACTTTGGAACTCCGCAAAAATGATTTATGGAGACGATATGGATCGACTTTGGGGTGAGATGAAACCCATTCCAGAAAACCTGCTTGTAAAAGTGGATGATAACGATATCATTAAAATTGGTGAGCATGAGTTTAAAACCATTTATACACCTGGACACGCTGTTCATCACAATTCTTATAAATTAGGAAATGTTATATTCACGGGAGATGTTGGTGGTGTTAAAATCGGGAATCATCCTGTTGTTCCGCCTTGTCCGCCGCCAGATATCAATATAGAATTATGGAAATCTTCTTTGGATAAATTGGATGCTGAAAACGCCGAAGCTTTTTATTTGACGCATTTCGGTCGACAAGAAAACGTTAAGCAACTTACCCATGAACTTAGATTAATTTTGGACGATTGGGCAAATTGGATTCAACCTTATTTTGATGAGAATGTTCCAGCTGAGGAAATTGTTCCAAAATTTATGGCTTATACCAAACAACAACTTCAGGAAAAAGGTTTATCTGCCGATGAAATTCAAGTTTATGAATACGCTAATCCTTCTTGGATGTCGGTTTCTGGACTTTTAAGATATTGGAAGCTAAAACAACAAGGAAGAATATAG
- a CDS encoding thioredoxin family protein → MEIKKFWDNGVSYQDYLSNAAERLEHPQTDEDKDYEEYYKLGIQRMNRMNEKFHPNEQQLERLAQKKFDGKILIISEAWCGDASQVVPVVSNFFGTEKVKISYRDQDPSLIDDFLTNGSKSIPVVIILDKDFNYINHWGPRPKHGKELLEMHKADPEGFSKEDFYVKLQTYYAKNRGLDTIEELLELIPNQ, encoded by the coding sequence ATGGAAATAAAAAAATTTTGGGATAACGGCGTAAGTTATCAAGACTATCTAAGCAATGCAGCGGAACGTCTAGAACATCCACAAACAGACGAAGACAAAGATTACGAGGAGTATTATAAATTAGGGATTCAGCGTATGAATCGTATGAATGAAAAATTTCATCCTAATGAGCAACAGCTTGAACGCTTGGCTCAAAAAAAATTTGATGGTAAAATATTAATTATTTCTGAAGCATGGTGTGGTGACGCAAGCCAAGTGGTGCCTGTTGTTTCTAATTTTTTTGGAACAGAAAAGGTTAAAATAAGTTATCGCGACCAAGACCCCTCTTTAATTGATGATTTTTTAACAAATGGAAGTAAATCTATTCCTGTTGTAATCATTTTGGATAAAGATTTTAATTACATTAACCATTGGGGACCGCGTCCTAAACATGGAAAAGAACTTTTAGAAATGCACAAAGCTGATCCAGAAGGATTTTCGAAAGAAGACTTCTATGTCAAGCTACAAACTTATTATGCAAAAAACAGAGGTCTTGATACCATTGAGGAGCTTTTGGAATTGATCCCAAATCAGTAA
- a CDS encoding NifU family protein, translated as MENTNLTHEELVTKVMEALESIRPFLNKDGGDIELIDVKESKAYVKLLGTCSSCHISQSTMKLGVETTIKQYAPEILEVINIDEV; from the coding sequence ATGGAAAACACAAATCTTACACATGAAGAATTGGTAACCAAGGTTATGGAAGCTCTAGAAAGTATTCGCCCTTTTTTGAATAAAGATGGTGGCGATATAGAGTTGATTGATGTTAAAGAAAGCAAAGCTTACGTGAAATTGTTAGGAACATGTTCTAGTTGTCACATCAGCCAATCTACGATGAAGTTGGGTGTAGAAACTACCATTAAGCAATATGCTCCAGAAATTTTGGAAGTTATTAATATAGACGAGGTCTAA
- a CDS encoding UDP-2,3-diacylglucosamine diphosphatase produces MTRNPEMVVISDIHLGTYGCKAKELMKYLQVIKPKVLILNGDIIDVWQFKKSYFPKSHLKVVKKLINFATKGTKVYYITGNHDESFRKFTDLELGNLKLCNKLNLEIDNKKAWFFHGDVFDASVQHSKWIAKLGGKGYDLLIQINNAVNWVLIKMGREKYSFSKKIKNNVKKAVKYIGDFELTASELAIENQYDYVICGHIHQPQIRKIETKKGSCMYLNSGDWIENLSALEYDNGVWKIVYFDEIKDQLETNNEVEEELLDLEIKDLFLMKNIVL; encoded by the coding sequence ATGACAAGAAATCCTGAAATGGTCGTAATCTCTGACATCCATTTAGGCACTTACGGTTGCAAAGCCAAAGAATTGATGAAATATCTGCAAGTGATAAAACCAAAAGTTTTGATTCTTAATGGCGACATTATCGACGTTTGGCAATTTAAAAAAAGTTATTTCCCAAAATCGCATCTCAAAGTGGTGAAAAAACTCATCAACTTCGCTACCAAAGGAACAAAAGTCTATTACATCACGGGAAATCACGATGAAAGTTTTAGAAAATTTACAGATCTCGAATTAGGAAATTTGAAATTATGCAACAAACTCAATCTTGAAATCGATAACAAAAAAGCATGGTTTTTTCATGGCGATGTTTTTGATGCGTCGGTACAACACTCCAAATGGATTGCTAAACTTGGCGGAAAAGGCTATGATCTTTTGATTCAAATTAATAATGCTGTGAATTGGGTTTTAATAAAAATGGGACGCGAAAAATATTCGTTTTCAAAAAAAATTAAAAATAATGTCAAAAAAGCCGTTAAATATATTGGCGATTTTGAATTGACAGCCTCAGAATTAGCCATCGAAAATCAATACGATTACGTGATTTGTGGACACATCCATCAGCCACAAATCCGAAAAATAGAAACTAAAAAAGGAAGCTGTATGTATCTCAACTCTGGTGATTGGATAGAAAATCTGAGTGCGTTAGAATACGACAATGGTGTATGGAAAATCGTCTATTTTGACGAGATAAAAGACCAATTAGAAACTAATAACGAGGTAGAAGAAGAGCTTTTAGATCTAGAAATTAAAGATCTTTTCCTCATGAAAAATATCGTGTTATGA
- a CDS encoding YkvA family protein — MKLAQEALKHKGFMQKIPAVYRMIKAWRSGSYSMKLTDILFPALALIYVLSPIDIIPDFVPFVGALDDLAILAFAIPMLLKEVDKYLIWEFQQKNPDSPEKKIIDAEIVE; from the coding sequence ATGAAACTTGCACAAGAAGCCCTGAAGCACAAAGGCTTTATGCAAAAAATCCCAGCCGTCTATCGTATGATAAAAGCCTGGCGCTCTGGAAGCTATAGTATGAAATTAACGGACATTTTGTTCCCTGCCTTGGCATTAATCTACGTTTTGTCACCTATTGATATTATTCCTGATTTTGTACCTTTTGTTGGGGCTTTGGATGATTTAGCAATTTTAGCTTTTGCAATCCCCATGCTTTTGAAAGAGGTGGACAAATATCTGATTTGGGAGTTTCAACAGAAGAATCCCGATTCTCCAGAGAAAAAAATTATCGATGCTGAGATTGTAGAGTAA
- a CDS encoding TlpA disulfide reductase family protein, translating to MAFLKKNLVYVILLLVVLAFALIKPLREFVSSQFAMTATVDKVVAESSFSDEDFDIDLKGINTPNAKLSDFKGQIVFLNFWGTWCAPCRTEWPSIEALYQSKNSKMAFVLIAMQDKEDDVKRFVTENHYTAPVYIAESPLTSKMLPNVFPTTYIVGRNLQILKKEDSTLDWNSDSSQAFVDSVTK from the coding sequence ATGGCTTTTTTGAAAAAGAATTTGGTGTATGTCATTCTGTTGCTGGTTGTTTTGGCTTTTGCCTTGATAAAACCTTTGCGCGAATTCGTTAGTTCTCAGTTTGCGATGACTGCAACGGTGGACAAAGTGGTGGCGGAAAGCAGTTTCTCGGACGAAGATTTTGATATTGACCTAAAAGGGATTAATACGCCAAACGCTAAATTGAGCGACTTTAAAGGTCAAATTGTTTTTCTTAATTTTTGGGGAACTTGGTGCGCACCTTGCCGTACAGAATGGCCGAGTATCGAAGCTCTATACCAATCAAAAAATTCTAAAATGGCATTTGTACTAATTGCGATGCAAGATAAGGAAGATGATGTGAAAAGATTTGTTACCGAAAACCATTACACAGCTCCTGTCTATATTGCGGAAAGTCCTTTGACGTCCAAAATGTTGCCTAATGTTTTCCCTACAACTTATATTGTTGGTCGTAATTTGCAGATTTTGAAAAAGGAAGACAGTACACTGGACTGGAATTCTGACAGTAGCCAAGCTTTCGTTGATAGCGTAACTAAATAA
- a CDS encoding Mrp/NBP35 family ATP-binding protein, with protein sequence MLTKERVQDFLKEIEVDDLVTNLQIVGNDVYIDMIAHSPAMHEKKKLEVAMKQAFASEFGEEIQLKLKIASPELPAQPEIKGKQIPGIQNIIAIASGKGGVGKSTVSANLAVTLAKMGFKVGLLDADIYGPSVPTMFDTEGQKPISVEVNGKNLMQPVENYGVKMLSIGYFSGANQAVVWRGPMASKALNQMLRDANWGELDFLLIDLPPGTGDIHLSIIQEVPVTGSVIVSTPQHVALADVRKGIAMFNMESINIPVLGLIENMAYFTPEELPDNKYYIFGKQGAQYMAEDLGIPVLGEIPLIQSIREAGDVGRPAALQEDSKIAAIYVETAQRMIESLVERNKNLPPTEAVKITTMAGCSPKKK encoded by the coding sequence ATGTTGACGAAAGAAAGAGTTCAGGACTTTTTAAAAGAAATAGAAGTAGACGATTTAGTTACCAATCTACAGATTGTCGGTAACGACGTATATATCGATATGATAGCACATTCTCCTGCGATGCATGAGAAGAAAAAATTAGAAGTAGCCATGAAGCAAGCTTTTGCTTCAGAATTTGGCGAAGAAATTCAGTTGAAATTAAAAATTGCTTCTCCAGAGTTACCTGCTCAGCCCGAAATAAAAGGGAAACAAATTCCCGGAATCCAAAACATTATTGCAATTGCTTCTGGAAAAGGAGGCGTAGGAAAATCAACAGTATCTGCTAACTTGGCAGTGACTTTAGCAAAAATGGGATTCAAAGTAGGATTGTTGGACGCAGATATCTATGGACCATCTGTTCCTACTATGTTTGATACAGAAGGTCAAAAACCAATTTCTGTAGAAGTTAATGGAAAAAACCTGATGCAGCCTGTCGAAAATTACGGTGTTAAAATGTTGTCCATAGGTTATTTTTCTGGCGCTAATCAAGCGGTAGTTTGGAGAGGACCAATGGCAAGTAAGGCGCTTAACCAAATGCTTCGTGATGCTAACTGGGGAGAATTGGATTTCTTATTAATCGATCTTCCTCCAGGCACAGGTGATATTCATTTGTCCATTATCCAAGAAGTTCCTGTTACAGGTTCAGTTATTGTAAGTACGCCCCAACATGTTGCTTTGGCAGATGTTAGAAAAGGAATCGCTATGTTTAATATGGAAAGTATTAATATTCCAGTTCTTGGTTTAATAGAAAACATGGCGTATTTTACACCAGAAGAATTGCCAGATAACAAATATTATATCTTTGGAAAACAAGGTGCGCAATATATGGCAGAAGATTTAGGAATTCCTGTTTTAGGAGAGATTCCGTTGATCCAAAGCATCAGAGAAGCTGGTGATGTTGGACGTCCCGCAGCTTTGCAAGAAGATTCAAAAATTGCTGCTATCTATGTAGAAACGGCACAAAGAATGATCGAAAGTCTTGTAGAAAGAAATAAAAATTTACCACCGACAGAAGCTGTAAAAATCACAACCATGGCGGGATGTTCGCCAAAGAAAAAGTAA
- a CDS encoding BON domain-containing protein, translating to MKKTLKMAALALMISMTAVSCKKKVSDADLTSKATTIVTTYPGTSVEVKDGQAHLSGVFASQADKDAAIASLKTVEGIKDVHDMATVAPPVEVNMVDALVLQKVGEAIKDIKGVKAEDIGGILTLTGTASASDARKVKESVDALKIGKYDNKIVVK from the coding sequence ATGAAAAAAACACTAAAGATGGCAGCTTTGGCTTTAATGATTTCAATGACTGCAGTTTCTTGTAAGAAAAAAGTTTCTGATGCAGATTTGACAAGTAAGGCTACAACTATTGTAACAACTTATCCTGGAACTTCTGTTGAAGTAAAAGATGGGCAAGCTCACCTAAGTGGTGTATTTGCATCACAGGCAGATAAAGATGCCGCAATTGCTAGCTTAAAAACTGTTGAAGGAATTAAAGATGTTCATGATATGGCAACAGTTGCTCCGCCTGTAGAAGTTAATATGGTTGACGCTTTAGTTCTACAAAAAGTGGGCGAGGCTATTAAAGATATCAAAGGTGTAAAAGCTGAAGATATTGGCGGTATATTAACTTTGACTGGGACAGCTTCCGCTTCGGACGCTAGAAAAGTTAAAGAGTCGGTTGATGCTTTGAAAATTGGAAAATACGATAACAAAATAGTTGTAAAATAG
- the aroC gene encoding chorismate synthase produces the protein MFNVLGNFLTLSSFGESHGEAYGGTITNFPAGLDVNLEAVQQDLDRRKPGQSSIVTQRKESDTVRFLSGIFEGKSTGTPIGFIVENENQRSKDYDHISGAYRPSHADYTYDQKFGFRDHRGGGKSSARETLNWVVAGSLAKQLIPEVEINAYVSSVGDIFCKKPYQDLDFTKTETNMVRCPDEETAKKMIERIKEIKKDGNTIGGTITCVIKNVPAGWGEPIFNKLHAELGKAMLNINACKAFEYGSGFCGAKMTGKEHNDLFNPDGTTQSNLSGGIQGGISNGMDIYFRVGFKPIATILRPQESINKEGEIVIVEGKGRHDPCVLPRAVPVVESLAAFVLADMFLINKIRRI, from the coding sequence TGGTGAAGCATACGGCGGTACGATAACCAACTTCCCGGCGGGATTAGATGTTAATCTGGAAGCAGTTCAACAAGATTTGGATCGTCGAAAACCTGGTCAATCTTCTATCGTTACACAACGTAAAGAAAGCGATACTGTCCGTTTCTTATCTGGAATTTTTGAGGGAAAATCAACAGGAACACCTATTGGTTTTATTGTAGAAAACGAAAACCAACGTTCCAAAGATTATGACCATATCTCTGGCGCCTATCGTCCTAGTCATGCCGATTACACTTACGATCAAAAATTTGGATTTCGTGATCACCGCGGTGGCGGAAAATCCTCTGCTCGAGAAACGCTCAACTGGGTTGTCGCAGGAAGTCTTGCCAAGCAACTTATTCCAGAAGTTGAAATTAATGCTTACGTATCCTCTGTTGGCGACATTTTTTGTAAAAAACCATATCAGGATTTAGATTTTACTAAAACCGAAACCAATATGGTGCGTTGTCCCGATGAGGAAACTGCAAAAAAAATGATTGAACGTATTAAAGAAATTAAAAAAGACGGCAACACCATAGGAGGAACCATAACGTGTGTTATCAAAAACGTTCCCGCCGGTTGGGGCGAACCTATATTTAACAAATTACATGCAGAGCTTGGAAAAGCCATGCTCAACATCAACGCTTGTAAAGCTTTTGAATATGGAAGTGGTTTTTGTGGTGCAAAGATGACTGGGAAAGAACACAATGACTTGTTCAATCCAGATGGCACAACCCAGTCCAATCTTTCGGGAGGCATACAAGGGGGAATTTCTAACGGGATGGATATCTATTTCCGTGTAGGTTTTAAGCCCATTGCTACCATTCTGCGCCCGCAAGAAAGTATTAACAAAGAAGGCGAAATAGTCATTGTAGAAGGCAAAGGCCGCCACGATCCATGCGTTTTGCCTCGTGCGGTTCCTGTTGTAGAAAGTTTGGCAGCCTTTGTATTGGCGGACATGTTTTTAATTAATAAAATAAGAAGAATATAA